One genomic region from Solwaraspora sp. WMMD792 encodes:
- the dnaA gene encoding chromosomal replication initiator protein DnaA, whose product MAETIDLGAVWLATTDELADEIVSAQQRAYLRLTRLRAIVEDTALLSVPDAFTRDVIESRLRPAITEALSRRLGRPIQVAVTVRPPEDGQGRPVGTVYGTATVETRLHHPDEPDPRLGPPPPGPDHRDTDNHRWDREGIAGPEAPEPISGVPDTPDGPRAPEHRVGVPEALDGATGRLPVVPAARTGDQGALFGDDYAAGPPGPQRLDHDLEPPAQQRSARPPTDYRPPDQRYGGVGDSLPTSPPDSGPGRGGLDHRGTGRDDRRLTGPGVDTGGNRLNPKYMFETFVIGSSNRFAHAASVAVAESPAKAYNPLFIYGSSGLGKTHLLHAIGHYATTLGHARSVRYVSTEEFTNDFINSLRDDKTSAFQRRYRDVDILLIDDIQFLENRERTQEEFFHTFNTLHNANKQIVITSDRSPKQLATLEDRLRTRFEWGLLADIQPPDLETRIAILQKKAAQERLYAPPDVLEFIASRIANSIRELEGALIRVTAFASLTRSPVELSLAEEVLRDFIPDGAGPEITADQIMVATADYFGVSLEDLRGHSRSRVLVNARQVAMYLCRELTDLSLPRIGQAFGGRDHTTVMHADRKIRQQMAERRSLYNQIAELTNRIKQIA is encoded by the coding sequence GTGGCCGAGACGATAGACCTCGGCGCGGTCTGGTTGGCGACCACGGACGAGCTGGCGGACGAGATCGTCTCCGCCCAGCAGCGGGCCTATCTGCGGCTCACCCGGCTGCGCGCCATCGTCGAGGACACCGCGCTGTTGTCCGTACCCGACGCGTTCACCCGCGACGTCATCGAATCGCGACTGCGCCCGGCGATCACCGAGGCGCTGTCGCGGCGGCTCGGCCGACCGATCCAGGTGGCGGTCACCGTCCGTCCGCCGGAGGACGGTCAGGGTCGACCGGTCGGCACGGTGTACGGCACCGCCACCGTCGAGACCCGGCTGCACCACCCGGACGAACCCGACCCACGGCTGGGCCCGCCCCCGCCCGGACCGGACCACCGCGACACCGACAACCACCGCTGGGACCGCGAGGGCATTGCCGGACCCGAGGCGCCGGAGCCGATCAGCGGCGTGCCGGACACGCCCGACGGACCCCGTGCGCCGGAGCACCGCGTCGGCGTACCCGAGGCATTGGACGGCGCCACCGGCCGGCTGCCGGTGGTGCCGGCGGCCCGGACCGGCGACCAGGGCGCGCTCTTCGGTGACGACTACGCCGCCGGACCGCCAGGTCCGCAACGGCTCGACCACGACCTCGAACCGCCGGCGCAGCAACGCTCGGCCCGGCCGCCGACCGACTACCGCCCACCGGACCAACGGTACGGCGGCGTCGGCGACAGCCTGCCGACCAGCCCGCCCGACAGCGGCCCGGGGCGGGGTGGGCTGGACCATCGCGGCACCGGCCGGGACGACCGCCGGCTGACCGGACCGGGGGTGGACACCGGCGGAAACCGGCTCAACCCGAAGTACATGTTCGAGACGTTCGTCATCGGCTCCTCGAACCGGTTCGCGCACGCCGCGTCGGTCGCGGTGGCCGAGTCACCGGCGAAGGCGTACAACCCGCTGTTCATCTACGGCAGCTCGGGGTTGGGCAAGACCCACCTGCTGCATGCCATCGGTCACTACGCCACCACCCTCGGGCACGCCCGGTCGGTGCGGTACGTGTCGACCGAAGAGTTCACCAACGACTTCATCAACTCGCTGCGTGATGACAAGACCAGCGCCTTCCAGCGCCGCTACCGTGACGTGGACATCCTCCTGATCGACGACATCCAGTTCCTGGAGAACCGGGAGCGGACCCAGGAGGAGTTCTTCCACACCTTCAACACGCTGCACAACGCCAACAAGCAGATCGTGATCACCTCGGACCGGTCACCGAAGCAGCTCGCCACCCTGGAGGATCGGCTGCGGACCCGCTTCGAGTGGGGGCTGCTCGCCGACATCCAGCCGCCCGACCTGGAGACCCGGATCGCCATCCTGCAGAAGAAGGCGGCCCAGGAGCGGCTGTACGCGCCCCCGGACGTGCTGGAGTTCATCGCGTCCCGGATCGCCAACTCGATCCGGGAGCTGGAGGGCGCGTTGATCCGGGTCACCGCATTCGCCAGTCTCACCCGGTCCCCGGTCGAGCTGAGCCTGGCCGAGGAGGTCCTGCGGGACTTCATCCCGGACGGCGCCGGCCCGGAGATCACCGCCGACCAGATCATGGTGGCCACCGCCGACTACTTCGGGGTCAGCCTGGAGGACCTGCGCGGTCACTCACGTTCCCGGGTGCTGGTCAACGCCCGCCAGGTCGCCATGTACCTGTGTCGTGAGCTGACCGACCTGTCGCTGCCCCGGATCGGACAGGCGTTCGGTGGCCGGGACCACACCACGGTGATGCACGCCGACCGCAAGATCCGGCAGCAGATGGCGGAACGCCGGTCCCTCTACAACCAGATCGCCGAGCTGACCAACCGGATCAAGCAGATCGCCTGA
- the rpmH gene encoding 50S ribosomal protein L34 codes for MSKRTFQPNNRRRAKTHGFRLRMRTRAGRAILSTRRAKGRARLSA; via the coding sequence GTGAGCAAGCGCACCTTCCAGCCGAACAACCGCCGGCGTGCCAAGACCCACGGCTTCCGGCTGCGGATGCGTACGCGTGCCGGCCGTGCCATCCTCTCCACCCGCCGCGCCAAGGGCCGCGCCCGCCTGTCCGCCTGA
- the dnaN gene encoding DNA polymerase III subunit beta has translation MKFRVERDALADAVAWTAKSLPNRPSVPVLAGAMLRVTDGSLQVSGFDYEVSSQVTVDVQGDADGSALVSGRLLAEITKSLPAKPVDIAAVGAHLELVCGSARFTLPTMPVEDYPTLPEMPASAGRVDAPTFAAAVAQVAVAAGRDETLPMMTGVRVELEGSRLAMLATDRYRLAIREIDWQPDDPEISLNALVPARTLADTAKTLGPIGGEVTIALAHGGAGEGMIGFAGGTRRTTSRLLDGANYPPVRSLFPSSHNAEARVPVSTLVEVVRRVALVAERTTPVLLSFSTDGLVVEAGNTEEARASEAMEAAFTGEPLTIGFNPQYLIDGLQNLGSATAVFTFVDAFKPAVISPAGEDDQIIPGYRYLIMPIRVTR, from the coding sequence ATGAAGTTCCGGGTGGAGCGCGATGCGCTCGCCGACGCGGTGGCCTGGACGGCCAAGAGCCTGCCGAACCGGCCGTCGGTGCCGGTGCTGGCCGGCGCGATGCTCCGGGTCACCGACGGTTCCCTGCAGGTCTCAGGATTCGACTACGAGGTTTCCAGCCAGGTGACCGTCGATGTGCAGGGCGATGCCGACGGCTCGGCCCTGGTCTCCGGTCGGCTGCTCGCCGAGATCACCAAGTCGCTTCCGGCCAAGCCGGTCGACATCGCGGCGGTCGGTGCGCATCTGGAGCTGGTCTGCGGCAGCGCCCGGTTCACCCTGCCGACCATGCCGGTGGAGGACTATCCGACCCTGCCCGAGATGCCGGCCAGCGCCGGCCGGGTCGACGCCCCGACGTTCGCCGCCGCGGTCGCCCAGGTCGCGGTGGCCGCTGGCCGCGACGAGACGCTGCCGATGATGACCGGGGTTCGGGTCGAGCTGGAGGGCAGCCGGCTCGCCATGCTCGCCACCGACCGGTACCGGCTGGCCATCCGGGAGATCGACTGGCAGCCGGACGATCCGGAGATCAGCCTGAACGCGCTGGTGCCCGCCCGCACCCTGGCCGACACAGCCAAGACGCTTGGGCCGATCGGCGGCGAGGTCACCATCGCGCTGGCGCACGGCGGGGCCGGCGAAGGCATGATCGGGTTCGCCGGCGGCACCCGCCGGACCACCAGCCGGCTGCTGGACGGGGCCAACTACCCGCCGGTCCGGTCGCTCTTCCCGAGCAGCCACAACGCCGAGGCCCGGGTGCCCGTGAGCACTCTCGTCGAGGTGGTACGCCGGGTCGCCCTGGTCGCCGAGCGCACCACCCCGGTGCTGCTCAGTTTCAGCACGGACGGGCTCGTGGTGGAGGCGGGCAACACCGAGGAGGCGCGGGCCAGCGAGGCGATGGAGGCCGCGTTCACCGGTGAGCCGCTGACCATCGGGTTCAACCCGCAGTACCTGATCGACGGCCTGCAGAACCTCGGCTCGGCCACGGCGGTGTTCACCTTCGTCGACGCGTTCAAGCCCGCGGTGATCTCGCCGGCCGGCGAGGACGATCAGATCATCCCCGGCTACCGCTATCTGATCATGCCGATCCGGGTAACCCGGTAA
- the gnd gene encoding phosphogluconate dehydrogenase (NAD(+)-dependent, decarboxylating), with protein sequence MQLGIIGLGRMGGNMRDRLRDAGHQAYGYDRDPAVSDVASLAELVDRLDGPRAVWMMVPAQVTSSVVDELCGLLDAGDLVIDGGNSRFSDDGPRAARLAEHGVGYLDVGVSGGVWGRQAGYGLMVGGDAEHVQRMMPIFEALKPPAEHGFVHAGPVGAGHYAKMVHNGVEYALMHAYAEGYELMLQSELITDVPGVIKSWRDGTVVRSWLLDLLDAALDEDPQLAALRGYAEDTGEGRWTVDEAIRLGVPMNVIAASLFARFTSRQDDSPAMKAVAALRNQFGGHAVQSSP encoded by the coding sequence GTGCAGTTGGGCATCATCGGCCTGGGCCGGATGGGCGGCAACATGCGGGACCGGCTACGCGACGCCGGTCACCAGGCGTACGGCTATGACCGGGACCCGGCGGTCAGCGACGTCGCCAGCCTCGCCGAGCTGGTCGACCGGCTCGACGGCCCGCGGGCCGTCTGGATGATGGTCCCGGCCCAGGTGACGTCGTCGGTCGTCGATGAGCTGTGCGGCCTGCTCGACGCCGGCGATCTGGTGATCGACGGCGGCAACTCCCGGTTCAGCGACGACGGGCCGCGCGCGGCCCGGCTGGCCGAGCACGGCGTCGGCTACCTCGACGTCGGGGTGTCCGGCGGGGTGTGGGGCCGGCAGGCTGGGTACGGGCTGATGGTCGGCGGCGACGCCGAGCACGTCCAGCGGATGATGCCGATCTTCGAGGCGCTCAAGCCGCCGGCGGAGCACGGCTTCGTGCACGCCGGCCCGGTCGGTGCCGGACACTACGCGAAGATGGTGCACAACGGCGTGGAGTACGCGTTGATGCACGCCTACGCCGAGGGCTACGAGCTGATGTTGCAGAGCGAGCTGATCACCGACGTGCCCGGCGTGATCAAGTCCTGGCGGGACGGGACCGTGGTCCGGTCCTGGCTGCTGGATCTGCTGGACGCCGCGCTCGACGAGGACCCGCAACTGGCGGCGCTGCGCGGGTACGCCGAGGACACCGGCGAAGGGCGCTGGACGGTCGACGAGGCGATCCGGCTCGGGGTGCCGATGAACGTGATCGCGGCGTCGCTGTTCGCCCGGTTCACCTCACGGCAGGACGACTCTCCGGCGATGAAGGCGGTCGCCGCCCTGCGCAACCAGTTCGGCGGGCACGCCGTGCAGTCCAGCCCCTGA
- a CDS encoding DciA family protein yields the protein MSDEPQHGEPAQAADQPPILPPPSTGPQLARAVLDAARARREANRPRRRTGGGSDAGGAGSGGRRLRGYSGPGPDPRDPQLFGDVLARLVKARGWQRPAAEATVFGAWERVVGPEVAKHSRPVKLENGELTVEAESTAWATQLRLLARSLLRQIAAEVGHNVVTKLHIHGPAAPSWSKGPRRVRGRGPRDTYG from the coding sequence ATGTCGGATGAGCCGCAGCACGGTGAGCCGGCGCAGGCTGCCGACCAGCCACCGATCCTGCCACCGCCGTCCACCGGCCCGCAGCTGGCCAGGGCGGTGCTGGACGCGGCCCGCGCCCGTCGGGAGGCGAATCGGCCCCGCCGCCGGACCGGTGGCGGCAGCGACGCGGGGGGAGCCGGGTCGGGCGGCCGACGACTGCGCGGCTACTCGGGTCCGGGGCCTGACCCCCGCGATCCCCAGCTGTTCGGCGACGTGCTGGCCCGGCTGGTCAAGGCGCGCGGCTGGCAACGGCCGGCTGCCGAGGCGACCGTCTTCGGTGCCTGGGAACGGGTGGTCGGGCCGGAGGTGGCCAAGCACAGCCGCCCGGTCAAGTTGGAGAACGGCGAGTTGACGGTCGAGGCGGAGTCGACCGCGTGGGCGACCCAGCTACGTCTGCTCGCCCGCTCGTTGCTGCGCCAGATCGCCGCTGAGGTCGGGCACAACGTGGTGACGAAACTGCACATTCACGGCCCGGCCGCGCCGTCCTGGTCGAAGGGTCCGCGGCGGGTCCGCGGTCGTGGCCCGCGGGACACGTACGGTTGA
- the recF gene encoding DNA replication/repair protein RecF: MYVRRLELIDFRSYQRVELTFEPGGSVLVGPNGVGKTNLVEALGYLATLGSHRVATDAPLVRVGADSAIIRCLVVHDQRELLVELEIVPGRANRARLGRSPTRRAREVIGALRLVLFAPEDLEIVRGDPAERRRYLDELLVTRLPRFAGVRADYDRVVKQRNALLRSAYLARKTGGDRGGDLSTLDVWDAHLARHGAELLAGRLELVTALAPHVAKAYDAVAATSAAAGISYRPSIDLPDSGPVQLAADRSALESALLAALGEARRSEVDRGVTLVGPHRDDLHLTIGSLPVKGYASHGESWSCALALRLAAYDLLRAEGIEPVLVLDDVFAELDSGRRERLAELVAGASQLLVTCAVAEDVPVALRGARFEVSRGEVRHVG; the protein is encoded by the coding sequence GTGTACGTCCGCCGTCTCGAACTGATCGACTTCCGCTCGTACCAGCGGGTCGAGCTCACCTTTGAACCAGGTGGCAGCGTGCTGGTCGGGCCGAACGGGGTCGGCAAGACCAACCTCGTCGAGGCGCTCGGCTACCTGGCAACGCTGGGTAGCCACCGGGTCGCCACCGACGCGCCGCTGGTTCGGGTCGGCGCCGACTCGGCGATCATCCGCTGCCTGGTCGTGCACGACCAACGGGAGCTGCTGGTCGAACTGGAGATCGTGCCGGGTCGGGCCAACCGGGCCAGGCTGGGCCGGTCGCCGACCCGCCGGGCGCGGGAGGTGATCGGTGCGCTGCGGCTGGTGCTGTTCGCCCCCGAGGATCTGGAGATCGTCCGGGGCGACCCGGCCGAACGCCGCCGCTACCTGGACGAGCTGCTGGTCACCCGGCTGCCCCGGTTCGCCGGCGTGCGGGCCGACTACGACCGGGTGGTCAAGCAGCGCAACGCGTTGCTGCGCAGCGCGTACCTGGCCCGCAAGACCGGTGGTGACCGGGGCGGTGACCTGAGCACGCTGGACGTCTGGGACGCCCATCTGGCCCGGCACGGAGCCGAGCTGCTTGCCGGCCGGTTGGAGCTGGTCACCGCCCTGGCCCCGCACGTGGCCAAGGCGTACGACGCGGTGGCGGCCACCAGCGCGGCGGCCGGCATCAGCTACCGGCCGTCGATCGATCTGCCGGACAGCGGACCGGTGCAGCTGGCGGCGGACCGGTCCGCGCTGGAGTCAGCGCTGCTGGCCGCGCTGGGCGAGGCCCGCCGCAGTGAGGTCGACCGTGGCGTCACCCTGGTCGGCCCGCACCGCGACGACCTGCATCTGACGATCGGCAGCCTGCCGGTGAAGGGGTACGCCAGCCACGGCGAATCCTGGTCCTGCGCGCTGGCGCTGCGGCTGGCCGCGTACGACCTGCTCCGCGCGGAAGGCATCGAGCCGGTCCTGGTCCTCGACGACGTGTTCGCCGAACTGGACAGCGGCCGCCGGGAACGGCTCGCCGAGTTGGTCGCCGGGGCCAGCCAACTGCTGGTGACCTGCGCGGTGGCCGAGGACGTCCCGGTAGCGTTGCGCGGGGCACGCTTCGAGGTCAGCCGCGGGGAGGTACGCCATGTCGGATGA
- the gyrB gene encoding DNA topoisomerase (ATP-hydrolyzing) subunit B: MSAQNNQEYGAESITVLEGLEAVRKRPGMYIGSTGERGLHHLVWEVVDNAVDEALAGHCDTIEVVLLADGGVRVTDNGRGFPVDLHPKLKKPGVEVALTVLHAGGKFDGKAYAVSGGLHGVGVSVVNALSVKMEVEIHKDGHVWRQQYANSKPTPLDKGEATNRTGSAVAFWPDPSIFETTEYAFETIYRRLQEMAFLNRGLTIQLRDERVADDDGKHREVTFCYKGGISDFVRHLNASKNPIHKSVVEFGAEEEGMSVEIAMQWNESYGESVYTFANTINTHEGGTHEEGFRSALTSVVNKYAMDKKLLKGDEKLSGEDIREGLAAIISVKLANPQFEGQTKTKLGNTPVKSFVQRVCNEWLVDWLDRNPAEGKMIITKATQAARARIAAQQARKLARRKSLLESGSMPGKLADCQSTDPRESEVFIVEGDSAGGSAKQGRDPRTQAILPIRGKILNVEKARIDRVLKNNEVQALITALGTGIHDDFDIEKLRYHKIVLMADADVDGQHIQTLLLTLLFRFMRPLVELGHVYLAAPPLYKIKWNRKGDDAQYAYSDRERDGLIVLRQQKKPNAKPDDIQRFKGLGEMNYPELWETTMNPATRTLRQVTLDDAATADELFSVLMGEDVEARRSFIQRNAKDVRFLDI, from the coding sequence GTGTCAGCGCAGAACAACCAGGAGTACGGCGCCGAGTCGATCACCGTGCTGGAGGGTCTCGAGGCGGTCCGCAAGCGACCGGGCATGTACATCGGTTCGACCGGTGAGCGCGGCCTGCACCACCTGGTCTGGGAGGTCGTGGACAACGCGGTCGACGAGGCGCTGGCCGGGCACTGCGACACCATCGAGGTGGTGCTGCTCGCCGACGGCGGGGTGCGGGTCACCGACAACGGCCGCGGTTTCCCGGTGGACCTGCATCCCAAGCTGAAGAAGCCGGGTGTCGAGGTCGCCCTGACCGTGCTGCACGCCGGCGGCAAGTTCGACGGCAAGGCGTACGCGGTCTCCGGCGGTCTGCACGGGGTCGGTGTCTCGGTGGTCAACGCGCTCTCCGTGAAGATGGAGGTCGAGATCCACAAGGACGGCCACGTCTGGCGGCAGCAGTACGCCAACTCGAAGCCGACGCCGCTGGACAAGGGCGAGGCGACGAACCGGACCGGGTCCGCGGTCGCCTTCTGGCCGGATCCGTCGATCTTTGAAACCACCGAGTACGCGTTCGAGACGATCTACCGCCGGTTGCAGGAGATGGCCTTCCTCAATCGTGGGCTGACCATTCAGCTGCGGGACGAGCGGGTGGCCGATGACGACGGGAAGCACCGTGAGGTGACTTTCTGCTACAAGGGTGGCATTTCGGACTTTGTCCGCCACCTCAACGCCTCGAAGAACCCGATCCACAAGAGCGTGGTCGAGTTCGGCGCGGAGGAGGAGGGCATGTCGGTCGAGATCGCCATGCAGTGGAACGAATCATATGGTGAGTCGGTCTACACCTTCGCCAACACCATCAACACCCACGAGGGCGGCACCCACGAGGAGGGCTTCCGGTCCGCGTTGACCAGCGTGGTCAACAAGTACGCCATGGACAAGAAGCTGCTCAAGGGTGACGAGAAGCTCTCCGGCGAGGACATCCGGGAGGGTCTCGCCGCGATCATCTCGGTCAAGCTGGCCAACCCGCAGTTCGAGGGCCAGACCAAGACCAAGCTGGGCAACACCCCGGTGAAGAGTTTCGTGCAGCGGGTCTGCAACGAGTGGCTGGTCGACTGGCTGGACCGCAACCCGGCCGAAGGCAAGATGATCATCACGAAGGCCACCCAGGCGGCCCGCGCCCGGATCGCCGCCCAGCAGGCCCGCAAGCTGGCCCGGCGCAAGTCGTTGCTGGAGTCCGGGTCGATGCCGGGCAAGCTGGCCGACTGCCAGTCCACCGACCCGCGCGAGTCGGAGGTCTTCATCGTCGAGGGCGACTCGGCCGGCGGCTCGGCCAAGCAGGGGCGGGATCCGCGTACCCAGGCGATCCTGCCGATCCGGGGCAAGATCCTCAACGTGGAGAAGGCTCGGATCGACCGGGTGCTGAAGAACAACGAGGTCCAGGCGCTGATCACCGCGCTGGGCACCGGTATCCACGACGACTTCGACATCGAGAAGCTGCGCTACCACAAGATCGTGCTGATGGCCGACGCGGACGTGGACGGCCAGCACATCCAGACGCTGCTGCTGACCCTGCTGTTCCGGTTCATGCGTCCGCTGGTCGAGTTGGGCCACGTCTACCTCGCGGCCCCGCCGCTGTACAAGATCAAGTGGAACCGGAAGGGCGACGACGCCCAGTACGCGTACTCCGACCGGGAGCGCGACGGACTGATCGTGCTGCGCCAGCAGAAGAAGCCGAACGCCAAGCCGGACGACATCCAGCGCTTCAAGGGCCTGGGCGAGATGAACTACCCCGAGCTGTGGGAGACGACGATGAACCCGGCGACGCGTACGCTGCGTCAGGTGACTCTGGACGACGCCGCAACCGCCGACGAGCTGTTCAGCGTTCTGATGGGTGAGGACGTCGAGGCGAGGCGCTCCTTCATCCAGCGCAACGCCAAGGACGTCCGCTTCCTGGACATCTAG
- the gyrA gene encoding DNA gyrase subunit A produces MTDTPESFGSEPDPVAAAAAAVARHDRIEPVGLEVEMQRSYLDYAMSVIVGRALPDVRDGLKPVHRKILYAMFDSGYRPDRGYVKCSRVVGDVMGQFHPHGDSAIYDALVRMAQPWSLRYPLVDGNGNFGSPGNDPAAAMRYTECKLDPLAMEMLRDIDEDTVDFQDNYDGRAKEPVILPARIPNLLINGSEGIAVGMATKIPPHNLREIAAAVQWCLENPEVDEATTLDALIEIVKGPDFPTAGLIVGTTPIQDAYRTGRGSIRMRAVVEVEEDKKGRTSLVVTELPYQVNPDNLAERVAELIKEGKIGGIADIRDESSGRTGMRLVLVLKRDAVAKVVLNNLYKHTQLQETFGANMLALVDGVPRTLNLAQFIRFYVEHQIDVIRRRTAYRLRKAEERAHILRGLVKALDMLDEVIALIRRSPTVEDSRQGLMRLLDVDEIQATAILDMQLRRLAALERQKIIDELARIELEITDLKDILAKPERQRRIVSEELGEIVAKWGDERRTKIVPFDGEVSMEDLIAREDVVVTITRTGYAKRTKVDLYRSQRRGGKGVSGATLRQDDIVSHFFIASTHDWMLFFTNKGRVYRAKAYELPEASRTARGQHVANLLAFQPDEHIAQVIRIPNYQVAPYLVLATRNGLVKKTRLEEFDSNRSGGIIGINLRDADELVGAALAGGADDLLLVSKNAQAIRFTATDEALRPMGRATSGVIGMRFTDTDELLAMAVVREGMDLDVLVATNGGYAKRTPIEEYPVQGRGGKGVLTAKITERRGGLVGAVVISPDDELFAITSNGGVIRTPVKPVRRTRDRNTMGVKLMDLPDGVTIVAIARNADEPDEQD; encoded by the coding sequence GTGACGGATACTCCCGAGTCCTTCGGCAGCGAGCCGGATCCCGTGGCAGCCGCCGCGGCGGCGGTCGCCCGCCACGACCGCATCGAGCCGGTCGGGCTGGAAGTCGAGATGCAGCGCTCGTACCTCGACTACGCGATGAGCGTGATCGTCGGGCGGGCGCTGCCGGACGTACGGGACGGGCTCAAGCCCGTACACCGCAAGATCCTCTACGCCATGTTCGACTCGGGCTACCGGCCGGACCGGGGCTACGTCAAGTGCTCCCGGGTCGTCGGTGACGTGATGGGCCAGTTCCACCCGCACGGCGACTCGGCCATCTACGACGCGCTGGTCCGGATGGCGCAGCCCTGGTCGCTGCGGTACCCGCTGGTCGACGGCAACGGCAACTTCGGCTCCCCGGGCAACGATCCGGCAGCCGCGATGCGCTACACAGAGTGCAAGCTCGACCCGTTGGCGATGGAGATGCTGCGGGACATCGACGAGGACACCGTCGACTTCCAGGACAACTACGACGGGCGGGCCAAGGAGCCGGTGATCCTGCCGGCCCGGATCCCCAACCTGCTGATCAACGGCTCCGAGGGCATCGCGGTCGGCATGGCCACCAAGATCCCGCCGCACAACCTGCGGGAGATCGCGGCGGCGGTGCAGTGGTGCCTGGAGAACCCGGAGGTCGACGAGGCGACCACGCTCGATGCGCTGATCGAGATCGTCAAGGGCCCGGACTTCCCGACCGCCGGTCTGATCGTCGGCACCACCCCGATCCAGGACGCCTACCGCACCGGTCGCGGGTCGATCCGGATGCGCGCCGTGGTCGAGGTCGAGGAAGACAAGAAGGGCCGGACGTCGCTGGTCGTCACCGAGCTGCCGTACCAGGTCAACCCGGACAACCTCGCCGAGCGAGTCGCCGAGCTGATCAAGGAAGGCAAGATCGGCGGAATCGCCGACATCCGCGACGAGTCGTCCGGGCGTACCGGCATGCGGCTGGTGCTGGTGCTCAAGCGCGACGCCGTCGCCAAGGTGGTGCTCAACAACCTCTACAAGCACACCCAGTTGCAGGAGACGTTCGGCGCCAACATGCTGGCCCTGGTCGACGGGGTGCCGCGCACGCTGAACCTGGCGCAGTTCATCCGGTTCTACGTCGAGCACCAGATCGACGTGATCCGGCGGCGCACCGCGTACCGGCTGCGCAAGGCCGAGGAGCGGGCGCACATCCTGCGCGGTCTGGTCAAGGCGCTGGACATGCTCGACGAGGTGATCGCCCTGATCCGGCGGTCGCCGACGGTCGAGGACTCCCGGCAGGGCCTGATGCGGCTGCTCGACGTCGACGAGATCCAGGCCACCGCGATCCTGGACATGCAGCTGCGCCGGCTGGCGGCCCTCGAACGGCAGAAGATCATCGACGAGCTCGCCCGGATCGAGCTGGAGATCACCGACCTCAAGGACATCCTGGCCAAGCCCGAGCGGCAGCGGCGGATCGTCTCGGAGGAGCTCGGCGAAATCGTCGCCAAGTGGGGCGACGAGCGGCGGACGAAGATCGTGCCGTTCGACGGCGAGGTCTCGATGGAGGACCTGATCGCCCGCGAGGACGTGGTGGTCACCATCACCCGCACCGGGTACGCCAAGCGGACCAAGGTCGACCTCTACCGCTCGCAGCGCCGGGGCGGCAAGGGCGTCAGCGGTGCGACGCTGCGCCAGGACGACATCGTCAGCCACTTCTTCATCGCGTCCACCCATGACTGGATGCTGTTCTTCACCAACAAGGGCCGGGTCTACCGGGCGAAGGCGTACGAGTTGCCGGAGGCGTCGCGTACCGCCCGGGGTCAGCACGTGGCCAACCTGCTGGCCTTCCAGCCGGACGAACACATCGCCCAGGTCATCCGGATCCCGAACTACCAGGTGGCGCCCTACCTGGTGCTGGCGACCCGCAACGGCCTGGTCAAGAAGACCCGGCTGGAGGAGTTCGACTCCAACCGCTCCGGTGGCATCATCGGCATCAACCTGCGGGACGCCGACGAACTGGTCGGGGCGGCTCTCGCTGGCGGGGCCGACGACCTGCTGCTGGTCTCCAAGAACGCCCAGGCGATCCGGTTCACCGCGACCGACGAGGCGCTGCGTCCGATGGGGCGGGCTACGTCGGGGGTGATCGGGATGCGGTTCACCGATACCGACGAGCTGCTCGCCATGGCGGTCGTCCGGGAGGGGATGGACCTGGATGTTTTGGTCGCCACCAACGGCGGGTACGCGAAACGTACTCCGATCGAGGAGTATCCGGTGCAGGGTCGGGGAGGCAAGGGCGTGCTGACTGCCAAGATCACCGAGCGCCGTGGTGGTCTTGTCGGCGCGGTCGTCATCAGTCCGGACGACGAGCTCTTCGCGATCACCAGCAACGGTGGCGTGATCCGGACTCCGGTGAAGCCTGTACGACGTACCCGGGACCGGAACACAATGGGGGTCAAGCTCATGGACCTCCCAGACGGCGTGACCATCGTGGCCATTGCTCGCAATGCCGACGAGCCTGACGAACAGGACTAG
- the yidD gene encoding membrane protein insertion efficiency factor YidD: MTASDDLPRPATPGGRLLTGAIVAYRRWISPALPARCRFYPSCSAYAQEAIARRGALRGVLLAGWRLLRCHPFHPGGYDPVPMPGGRRADATGAPN; encoded by the coding sequence ATGACCGCCTCCGACGATCTACCTCGCCCCGCGACACCGGGTGGCCGCCTGCTGACAGGTGCGATCGTCGCGTACCGTCGTTGGATAAGCCCGGCTCTGCCGGCCCGCTGTCGGTTCTACCCGTCGTGCAGTGCGTACGCCCAGGAGGCGATCGCCCGGCGCGGAGCACTTCGGGGGGTGCTGTTGGCGGGTTGGCGCCTGCTGCGCTGTCATCCCTTCCACCCCGGTGGATATGACCCGGTACCGATGCCGGGCGGCCGCCGTGCCGATGCGACTGGAGCCCCGAATTGA